In Tsuneonella dongtanensis, a single window of DNA contains:
- the argS gene encoding arginine--tRNA ligase produces MSDTATLHAAFAARINSVLHALEMEGALPAGAAEGSAVTVEPPRDPSHGDLATNAAMVLAKKAATNPRALAEKIVAHLERDPAVVETSIAGPGFINLRLADSEWLAELNAIAALGADYGRSTVGEGRRVNVEYVSANPTGPMHMGHCRGAVVGDALASLLEFVGHPVTREYYVNDAGGQVDTLARSAHLRYREALGEDIGAIPEGLYPGEYLVPVGKMLAEEYGDRFADAPDAEWLPEFKARTVAAMMDMIRADLALLGIEHDEFASEAALQAAGKPAEAEAWMRQHDLVYDGVLEAPKGKTPEDWEPVELPLFRATKFGDDQDRPIKKSDGSWTYFGADLAYHMQKAAAADELIDIWGADHAGTVKRIKAAVAALAEGEGRSIPFDVKLVQMVQLLRNGEPAKMSKRSGNFVTIADMVEEVGKDVVRFTMLMRKPDAQMDFDFAKVVEASKDNPVFYVQYASARIHSTLRKAAAEGLSPDPAALDRLGDEELALVKLAAQFPRAVEAAAAAREPHRIAFFLYDLAAGFHAYWNLGNDSPDKRFIVAGDPALTGARLFLATQIGQVIRNGLALLGVEAVEEM; encoded by the coding sequence ATGTCTGATACCGCTACGCTTCACGCCGCCTTCGCGGCGCGCATCAATTCCGTGCTCCACGCGCTCGAGATGGAGGGCGCCCTTCCGGCCGGCGCCGCCGAAGGTTCTGCCGTGACGGTCGAACCGCCGCGCGATCCGTCGCACGGCGACCTCGCCACCAACGCGGCGATGGTCCTTGCCAAGAAGGCCGCGACCAATCCCCGGGCGCTGGCCGAGAAGATCGTCGCGCATCTCGAACGCGATCCGGCAGTGGTCGAGACTTCGATTGCGGGTCCCGGGTTCATCAATCTCCGTTTGGCGGACAGCGAATGGCTGGCCGAACTGAACGCGATCGCTGCGCTGGGCGCGGACTATGGCCGCTCGACCGTGGGCGAGGGGCGCCGGGTCAACGTCGAATACGTGTCGGCCAACCCGACCGGCCCGATGCACATGGGGCATTGCCGCGGCGCGGTGGTAGGCGATGCGCTCGCCAGCCTGCTCGAGTTCGTCGGTCATCCGGTCACGCGCGAATATTACGTCAACGATGCCGGCGGCCAGGTGGATACGCTCGCCCGGTCGGCGCACCTGCGTTATCGCGAGGCGCTGGGCGAGGATATCGGCGCCATTCCCGAAGGCCTCTATCCCGGCGAATATCTTGTCCCGGTCGGCAAGATGCTCGCCGAAGAGTACGGTGACCGCTTCGCCGACGCGCCGGATGCCGAGTGGCTGCCCGAATTCAAGGCCAGGACCGTCGCCGCGATGATGGACATGATCCGCGCCGACCTCGCGCTACTCGGCATCGAGCACGACGAGTTCGCGAGCGAGGCCGCCCTGCAGGCTGCCGGCAAGCCAGCCGAGGCAGAGGCGTGGATGCGGCAGCACGACCTCGTCTACGATGGCGTGCTCGAGGCGCCGAAGGGCAAGACGCCTGAGGATTGGGAGCCGGTCGAGCTCCCGCTGTTCCGCGCGACGAAGTTCGGCGACGACCAGGACCGCCCGATCAAGAAAAGCGACGGAAGCTGGACCTACTTCGGCGCCGACCTTGCCTATCACATGCAGAAGGCGGCCGCGGCGGACGAGCTGATCGACATTTGGGGCGCCGACCATGCCGGTACGGTGAAGCGCATCAAGGCCGCCGTCGCCGCGCTTGCCGAAGGCGAGGGGCGCTCGATCCCGTTCGACGTCAAGCTGGTCCAGATGGTCCAGCTGCTGCGCAACGGCGAGCCGGCCAAGATGTCGAAGCGGTCGGGCAACTTCGTCACGATCGCCGACATGGTCGAGGAAGTGGGCAAGGACGTCGTGCGCTTCACGATGCTGATGCGCAAACCCGACGCGCAGATGGACTTCGACTTCGCCAAGGTGGTCGAGGCGTCGAAGGATAACCCTGTATTCTACGTCCAGTACGCCAGCGCTCGGATCCATTCGACCTTGCGCAAGGCTGCCGCGGAAGGCCTCTCGCCTGACCCCGCCGCCCTCGACAGGCTGGGTGACGAGGAACTGGCACTGGTCAAGCTGGCCGCGCAGTTCCCGCGTGCGGTGGAGGCTGCGGCGGCCGCGCGCGAGCCGCACCGCATCGCGTTCTTCCTCTACGACCTCGCGGCCGGTTTCCACGCCTACTGGAATCTCGGCAACGATTCGCCCGACAAGCGCTTCATCGTCGCGGGCGACCCCGCGCTTACCGGCGCAAGGCTTTTCCTCGCCACGCAGATCGGGCAAGTAATTCGCAACGGCCTTGCGCTATTGGGGGTCGAAGCCGTCGAGGAGATGTGA
- a CDS encoding SPOR domain-containing protein, translating to MTGREDDDYVDDEQLTLADDDERLPWLESGDEDEEAQGVDTGRIFGFAILALLALVAFVGGIWWFGNRSADNEVVADGSTIEAPEGPYKERPEDPGGKQFEGTGNLAPAVGEGRDTEGRIADSTPRPGIEMPKPGPAPTAAASAPAAGGVGVQVGAYSTREQAEAGWQKLQSQTDKLAGVSHRVIQGQADIGTVFRLQAIAGDAAAASRLCASLKSDGVACQVKP from the coding sequence ATGACCGGGCGCGAGGATGACGATTACGTCGACGACGAGCAGCTGACGCTGGCCGACGACGACGAGCGCTTGCCGTGGCTCGAATCCGGCGACGAGGACGAAGAGGCGCAAGGCGTCGACACCGGACGTATCTTCGGCTTCGCGATCCTTGCCCTCCTTGCGCTCGTTGCCTTCGTCGGCGGAATTTGGTGGTTCGGCAACCGCTCCGCAGACAATGAGGTCGTGGCGGACGGCAGCACCATCGAGGCGCCGGAGGGGCCCTACAAGGAGCGACCGGAGGATCCGGGCGGCAAGCAGTTCGAAGGTACCGGCAACCTCGCCCCGGCAGTCGGCGAAGGCCGCGATACCGAGGGCCGCATTGCCGATTCGACGCCCCGACCCGGAATCGAAATGCCGAAGCCCGGTCCGGCGCCGACGGCAGCCGCGTCCGCGCCGGCTGCTGGTGGCGTCGGCGTGCAGGTGGGGGCCTATTCCACGCGCGAACAGGCCGAAGCCGGGTGGCAGAAGCTCCAAAGCCAGACCGACAAGCTCGCAGGGGTATCTCACCGCGTCATCCAGGGTCAGGCCGATATCGGAACGGTCTTCCGCCTGCAGGCCATTGCTGGCGACGCTGCCGCGGCCAGCCGGCTCTGCGCCTCGCTCAAGAGCGACGGGGTCGCCTGCCAGGTCAAGC